Proteins encoded within one genomic window of Anastrepha ludens isolate Willacy chromosome 4, idAnaLude1.1, whole genome shotgun sequence:
- the LOC128859609 gene encoding protein rhomboid gives MEQFAAQIWQQQQQQQQEQYKHQQQSTDEVEHHEMQQQSATTVVVVDEPPTIEATIIDIPLPAATSLSCSTAIHTPTTATDAVPPLISSSLSCSSSSYDTDSSTTGSTCCTRHGEHIYMEKAQHKLQQQQQQEQQKHLQQQKQKYACNADTEEEYLKSDLRLHWPFFMLVISIIEIAIFAYDSATVPGTATTQQLLPHMPIASDSVFIYRPDRRLQVWRFLSYMFLHANWFHLGFNVVIQLFYGIPLEVMHGSARVAIIYCAGVFAGSLGTSVVDSEVYLVGASGGVYAMLAAHLANITLNYRQMRYAVAQLLSVLIFVSCDLGYALYSQYLDADAMTKPAHVDRSWLNLDPPPVSYVAHMTGALAGFTIGLLVLKNFEHRAYENLIWWLALGVYSAFTVFAIVFNLINTMTGQLVEERSEVVAQQLLYDLGVS, from the exons ATGGAGCAATTCGCAGCACAAATatggcaacagcagcagcaacaacagcaagaacAATATAAGCATCAACAGCAGTCCACTGATGAGGTCGAACACCACGAGATGCAACAACAATCTGCTaccactgttgttgttgtcgacGAACCACCAACCATTGAAGCGACCATCATTGACATTCCACTGCCGGCAGCGACGTCATTATCCTGCTCCACAGCAATACACACACCCACCACAGCCACAGACGCAGTCCCACCATTGATATCTTCGTCATTGTcgtgctcctcctcctcctaCGACACTGATAGCAGTACAACGGGTAGCACTTGCTGCACGCGGCACGGCGAACACATTTATATGGAGAAGGCTCAACataaactgcaacaacaacaacagcaggagCAACAAAAACACCTGCAACAACAGAAACAAAAGTATGCTTGCAATGCGGATACGGAAGAGGAGTATTTGAAGAGTGATTTGCGTCTGCATTGGCCATTCTTCATGCTAGTGATCTCGATCATTGAg ATCGCAATTTTCGCCTACGATTCGGCAACCGTACCGGGCACGGCGACAACGCAACAACTTCTCCCTCACATGCCCATCGCCTCCGATTCGGTATTCATCTATCGACCCGATCGCCGATTGCAGGTGTGGCGCTTCCTCTCCTATATGTTTCTACATGCCAATTGGTTTCATTTGGGCTTCAATGTGGTCATTCAACTCTTTTACGGCATCCCGCTGGAAGTGATGCACGGTTCGGCGCGTGTGGCGATCATTTACTGTGCGGGCGTCTTTGCCGGTTCGCTTGGCACCAGCGTTGTCGACTCGGAGGTGTATTTGGTGGGCGCTAGCGGTGGCGTCTATGCGATGCTTGCTGCACACTTGGCCAACATCACACTCAATTACAGGCAGATGCGTTATGCGGTGGCGCAATTGTTATCGGTGCTGATATTTG TATCTTGCGATCTGGGATATGCATTATATTCACAATATCTGGACGCTGATGCGATGACGAAACCAGCTCACGTCGATCGCTCGTGGCTCAATCTTGATCCACCGCCAGTTTCATATGTTGCCCATATGACTGGTGCGCTAGCGGGGTTCACCATCGGCTTGCTGGTGCTGAAGAATTTCGAGCATCGCGCCTATGAGAATCTGATTTGGTGGCTGGCATTGGGCGTCTACAGTGCCTTCACCGTCTTCGCCATTGTCTTCAATTTGATCAACACGATGACCGGTCAGCTAGTGGAGGAGCGCAGCGAAGTTGTGGCACAGCAGTTGTTGTACGATTTGGGTGTGTCGTAA